In Aegilops tauschii subsp. strangulata cultivar AL8/78 chromosome 3, Aet v6.0, whole genome shotgun sequence, one genomic interval encodes:
- the LOC109776525 gene encoding protein FAR1-RELATED SEQUENCE 5-like — protein sequence MAGAGIRKHIIFDNVVSRYGSYAKSPFQRTKLYNMCYREKMKLLAQGDADTAIGIMLTRKDRDPDFFFEHTVDVEGRLQNLFWCDSQSRRDYLDYGDVVVFDSTYKMNRYGMPFIPFVGLNNHRCTTVFSCAIVSDEIEATYVWLLNTFLKANCQKRPKSVITDGDAAMIRAIRKVLSDAWHRLCSWHIEKNMQKHLNHKSLKEFRALLYYATRNKVFEERWAAFVRKWQTKRTKTWLHRMYRKRTLWAASYLSGGFFLDMRSNQRSESLNSSLHLHLDYGMTTVDMIVHYENFIVRLRENEAYDDYTASQTLPVIVTECQAIESYAAKAFTQANFYMLQQDMKKVQELEVIDRLTGTDSQRFVVAWKNNRDHRFNVDYTPATGLEDRSEDGASVLLHPFICNSTGLEDSSEDDASVLPLPFI from the exons ATGGCTGGAGCTGGGATAAGAAAACATATCATTTTTGACAACGTCGTTAGCAGGTATGGGTCCTATGCAAAGTCACCGTTTCAGAGGACAAAGCTGTATAACATGTGCTATAGGGAGAAGATGAAATTGCTTGCACAAGGTGATGCTGATACTGCCATAGGAATCATGTTGACCAGAAAGGACAGAGATCCAGACTTCTTCTTTGAGCACACAGTTGACGTTGAAGGCAGGCTCCAAAACCTGTTCTGGTGTGATTCGCAGTCACGCCGGGATTATCTAGACTATGGTGATGTTGTCGTCTTCGACAGCACATACAAGATGAACAGGTATGGAATGCCGTTCATCCCTTTTGTGGGTCTGAACAACCACCGTTGCACTACGGTATTCTCCTGCGCCATTGTTTCAGACGAGATTGAGGCTACATATGTTTGGTTGCTTAACACGTTCTTGAAAGCTAACTGTCAGAAGAGGCCCAAATCTGTAATTACCGATGGAGATGCAGCGATGATAAGGGCTATCAGGAAGGTGCTTTCTGACGCGTGGCATCGTCTATGTTCATGGCATATTGAAAAGAATATGCAGAAACACCTCAACCACAAGTCATTGAAGGAGTTCAGGGCATTATTGTACTATGCCACTCGAAATAAGGTTTTTGAGGAGAGATGGGCTGCGTTTGTGCGCAAATGGCAGACAAAGAGAACGAAAACATGGCTCCATAGGATGTACAGGAAGAGGACGCTTTGGGCTGCATCATATTTGTCTGGTGGGTTTTTCCTTGATATGCGCAGTAATCAGAGGAGTGAGAGTCTGAACTCCAGCCTGCACCTTCATCTTGACTATGGTATGACGACCGTTGACATGATTGTACACTACGAGAATTTTATTGTTCGCCTCCGTGAGAATGAAGCTTATGATGACTACACGGCCTCACAGACTCTTCCAGTAATAGTGACTGAGTGTCAGGCCATTGAGTCGTATGCTGCGAAAGCATTCACGCAGGCAAACTTTTATATGTTGCAACAAGATATGAAGAAGGTACAGGAGCTTGAGGTAATTGATAGACTGACAGGGACCGATAGTCAGAGATTTGTGGTTGCGTGGAAGAATAACAGGGATCACAGATTTAATGTGGACTATACGCCAG CAACTGGGCTTGAAGACAGAAGTGAGGACGGTGCATCTGTTTTACTGCATCCATTTATATGTAACT CAACTGGGCTTGAAGACTCAAGTGAAGACGATGCAAGTGTTTTACCTCTTCCATTTATATGA